The genomic region CACTTTAGATAAAGTAACAATAAACAATCAGAACTCTACAAATCAAATAGTTGGAGTTTCAAATATTATTGTAAAACTTATAGACCAATTGTCTACAGAGACAAATAAATTGACAAATGTTATAGAGAACATTCACTCCTTAGCAGCTATTTCAGAGGAAAACTCAGCTGCATCTGAAGAAATGAGTGCAACAGTAACTCAATATTCGGAAAAGGTTAAGGATTTGACTGATAATGTATCTATGCTTGAAACCTTAACTAATAACTTTAGATTAGAATTAAAAAAATATAAGATTTAATAAAAAAGATTAGACAGCAGGTTAACTGCTGTCTTGTTGTTTTTCTAGCCTAATAAACTATCAATTTTTGCTTTATCAAAACCTAGTACCATTTCTCCATCGATTTTGATAACTGGAACTGCCATAATACCTTTTTGCATTAACTCTTTTCTTGCCTCAGGGTCTTTTTGAACATTTTTCTCTACGAACTCTACCCCTTTTTCTGCAAGGTAATCTTTAGCTGTATAACAGTGGGGACATGTAGTACTTGTGAAAACAACAACTTCTTTTGCCATAATTTATTTCCTCCTTAATAATAACTAAGTTTTTAATATCGTATTTTTTTATGCCTTTTAATATTATATTAGTATCACTAATAAATATATCATATTTTACCATATCATACCTAAATGTATTACCCTATTTCAATAATTTTTTCAACAATTGCTTCTAAATCCACTTTCCTATTTTTAAGTCTGCTTTCTAAAGCCATTTCATTAATGTTCGCTCTTGGGTCTAGTTTACCAACTTTAGCTGTTTTACACCCAACACTAATTCCAGCAGTTATATCTGTTTCCATATCTCCTACCATCCAGCTATTTTTAAAATCTATATTGTACTTTTCAATTAAATATAGTATCATTCCTGGTTCTGGTTTTCTGAACTTACTCGGTTTTTTAAAATCTGGACAATAAACTATCTCCCTAATTTTACAATACCCTATTAATTGTTCCTCTAAACAGTCGTGAATCTCTTTTAATTTTTCATGAGTAAGATGTCCAAGCTCAATACCACCTTGATTTGTAACAACGAAAACTTCATATCCCACATCAAAAGCTTTTTTCAATGCTTCCTTAACTCCATCATACAACATAAGCTGTTCAGGTTTATTAACATGCTGCTTATTTACATTCAAAACTCCATCTCGATCAAAGAAAATAGCTTTTTTCATTTGTTCCTCCTAAAAATATATCTATTATATTATTTTCAATAATACTAATAAATATGTCATTTTCAATTTAAGAGTTTAAATTTATTTCACCACTTTCAATTCTTCTAACTAAATCTTTTACCTTCTCTTCAATTATTTTAGCCGTATTAATAAATTCCTCATCACTTTTTCCAGATGGATCATCTAATCCCCAATCTTCCGAATGTCTAGATGGTAGAAATGGACAAGCAACATTACAGCCCATTGTAACGATAATATCTACTTCTGGTATATCATTTAGTAGCTTTGAATATTGGGTTTCATTCATATCAATACTATATAAGTCCTTAATTGTTCTAACCGCATCTTGATTTATCTGGGGCCTTAATTCCGTACCTGCTGAATATGATTCGAAAACTTCTCCTGCAAAATGCTTTCCTAAAGCTTCTGCCATCTGTGATCTACAAGAATTATGCACACATATAAAGCCTACCTTTGGTTTCATAAAAAATCTCCTCTCTATTCTATATACTTAATATATTTATATTGATGTTGGTTCTTTAAACCAATGTCTCGTTCGATTTGCAATTCTAACTAATGCAAGCATTACTGGAACTTCTACTAACACTCCAACAACTGTGGCCAATGTCGCACC from Serpentinicella alkaliphila harbors:
- a CDS encoding glutaredoxin family protein — its product is MAKEVVVFTSTTCPHCYTAKDYLAEKGVEFVEKNVQKDPEARKELMQKGIMAVPVIKIDGEMVLGFDKAKIDSLLG
- a CDS encoding D-glycero-alpha-D-manno-heptose-1,7-bisphosphate 7-phosphatase is translated as MKKAIFFDRDGVLNVNKQHVNKPEQLMLYDGVKEALKKAFDVGYEVFVVTNQGGIELGHLTHEKLKEIHDCLEEQLIGYCKIREIVYCPDFKKPSKFRKPEPGMILYLIEKYNIDFKNSWMVGDMETDITAGISVGCKTAKVGKLDPRANINEMALESRLKNRKVDLEAIVEKIIEIG
- a CDS encoding arsenate reductase ArsC — protein: MKPKVGFICVHNSCRSQMAEALGKHFAGEVFESYSAGTELRPQINQDAVRTIKDLYSIDMNETQYSKLLNDIPEVDIIVTMGCNVACPFLPSRHSEDWGLDDPSGKSDEEFINTAKIIEEKVKDLVRRIESGEINLNS